The Peribacillus simplex genome contains a region encoding:
- a CDS encoding MarR family winged helix-turn-helix transcriptional regulator produces MSFNNGFFHHNLQFSRSFTKKLNEQLAKVDLFHSQWSIVYYLKQFGCSTLVEISTYLDVEKPTVTRTVNRLEELDLIEQVPGKDKRERRIQLTESGLRTYHEAKKVVEEFELQLMSGLAEEDREATLRTLIFLKEKLKQ; encoded by the coding sequence TTGTCCTTTAATAATGGTTTTTTTCATCATAACTTACAATTTTCGAGGTCATTTACCAAAAAGTTAAATGAACAATTGGCCAAGGTTGATCTTTTTCATTCACAATGGTCGATTGTATATTATCTGAAACAGTTTGGCTGTTCTACGCTTGTTGAAATAAGCACATATCTAGATGTGGAGAAACCGACGGTAACCAGGACGGTAAACCGGTTGGAGGAACTTGATTTGATTGAACAAGTACCAGGAAAAGATAAACGGGAACGGAGAATACAGTTAACGGAGTCAGGTTTAAGGACTTATCACGAGGCCAAAAAGGTAGTTGAAGAATTTGAACTTCAATTAATGAGCGGTTTGGCTGAAGAGGATCGAGAGGCAACGTTACGAACGTTGATTTTCCTGAAGGAAAAATTAAAACAATAG
- a CDS encoding Cof-type HAD-IIB family hydrolase, translating to MIKTIAIDMDGTLLNKMQKVSEENKHAIQKAQSEGVEVIIATGRSYVEARFALDEAGIVCPVICVNGAAIFTEDGKIAASNPMSAATAKMVAEFLEEQGIYFEIYTSQGIYSKDYENAISVLVDVFVTANPDIDPENMRKYAEQRLQLGQVTSISDYSELFSRSNEEYYKILSFSKDLTLLNQIASKLEGQGVTVTSSGRENVEIMSETAQKGTALETYVNGKSGSMQETMAIGDNYNDVSMFERVGLSVAMGNAPLEIKKLCDEVTGKNDEAGVAEAILKVLKQSAY from the coding sequence TTGATAAAGACGATTGCGATTGATATGGACGGAACATTGCTAAACAAAATGCAAAAGGTCAGTGAGGAAAATAAACATGCCATCCAGAAGGCGCAAAGCGAGGGTGTGGAAGTGATCATCGCTACTGGAAGATCTTATGTGGAAGCTAGGTTCGCCTTGGATGAAGCAGGCATCGTTTGCCCTGTCATCTGTGTAAATGGTGCTGCCATCTTTACGGAGGACGGAAAAATTGCCGCTTCCAATCCAATGTCAGCTGCCACTGCTAAAATGGTCGCTGAATTCCTCGAAGAACAGGGGATTTATTTCGAAATATATACGAGTCAGGGGATTTATTCCAAAGACTATGAAAATGCGATATCTGTTTTGGTTGATGTATTCGTTACAGCGAATCCTGACATTGACCCTGAGAACATGCGGAAATATGCAGAGCAGCGTTTACAGCTTGGACAGGTAACTTCCATTTCCGATTATTCCGAGTTATTCAGCCGTTCAAATGAGGAATATTATAAAATTCTCAGCTTCTCAAAGGATTTAACTTTATTAAATCAAATTGCTTCGAAATTGGAAGGACAGGGAGTTACAGTCACTTCATCGGGACGCGAAAACGTGGAAATCATGAGTGAAACAGCTCAAAAAGGTACGGCACTTGAAACATATGTGAATGGAAAATCCGGCTCGATGCAGGAAACGATGGCTATTGGGGATAATTATAATGATGTATCCATGTTTGAACGGGTAGGTTTGTCTGTCGCAATGGGAAATGCCCCGCTCGAAATTAAAAAACTGTGTGATGAAGTAACAGGCAAGAATGATGAAGCCGGTGTCGCGGAGGCCATTTTAAAGGTACTAAAACAGTCAGCCTATTAA
- a CDS encoding MFS transporter — MNQKPKLWTKDFLIVSSANFFLFLTFYVLMVTLTIYTMDNFHASQAQAGLASSIFVLGAVLVRPIAGKKIDKIGRRKMLLGSLVLFLVASIGYFLVNSLSLLLIDRLIHGFAFGLATTATGTIAADIIPNERRGEGTGYFAMSTNLAMAFGPFIGLLITQHFSYSIIFYAASLFAAFSLVASIFMNVPEGEKGGASPQKGFKISDYFEKRALPISIFIGFAGFTYSSILSYLTSFAKEMDLMDAASFFFVVFAVFLLASRPFTGRMFDVKGENAVIYPSLILFAVGMVILSQSHHGITLLIAGALIGVGYGTFQSSCQAISIKEAPSNRMGLATSTFFTMYDFGIGVGPFLLGFLIPFTGFKGLFIGMSIFAFVLIGIYYLAHGKKASARTKMQHEERLSA; from the coding sequence ATGAATCAAAAACCGAAATTGTGGACGAAAGACTTCTTGATTGTTTCGTCTGCGAACTTTTTTTTATTTTTAACTTTTTATGTCTTGATGGTGACATTGACCATTTACACGATGGATAATTTTCATGCGTCGCAAGCACAAGCAGGACTTGCTTCAAGTATCTTTGTTCTCGGAGCTGTGCTTGTCAGACCGATTGCAGGGAAAAAAATTGACAAGATTGGCCGCAGAAAGATGTTGCTTGGATCGTTGGTTCTATTCCTGGTTGCATCCATTGGCTATTTCCTGGTGAATAGTTTATCCCTCTTATTGATCGACCGGCTTATTCACGGTTTTGCTTTTGGCCTTGCCACTACCGCAACTGGAACGATTGCTGCAGATATCATTCCGAATGAGAGACGCGGGGAAGGTACAGGATACTTCGCCATGAGTACAAACTTGGCAATGGCATTCGGTCCGTTTATTGGATTGCTGATTACACAGCATTTCAGCTATTCCATCATTTTCTATGCAGCCTCCCTATTTGCCGCATTTTCTTTAGTTGCATCAATATTCATGAATGTGCCTGAAGGGGAAAAGGGCGGAGCTTCACCACAAAAAGGATTTAAAATCAGTGATTACTTTGAGAAAAGGGCGCTGCCCATTTCCATTTTTATCGGATTTGCCGGATTTACCTATTCCAGCATTTTGTCCTATTTAACGTCTTTTGCAAAGGAAATGGATTTAATGGATGCGGCAAGCTTCTTCTTCGTCGTATTTGCTGTATTCCTTTTAGCTTCCCGTCCGTTTACAGGACGAATGTTTGATGTGAAGGGGGAAAATGCAGTTATTTACCCATCGCTCATACTATTTGCCGTCGGTATGGTCATCCTAAGCCAATCCCATCATGGTATCACGCTTCTGATTGCCGGCGCCTTAATCGGAGTTGGGTATGGTACGTTCCAATCAAGCTGTCAAGCGATTTCGATTAAGGAAGCCCCATCAAATCGGATGGGATTAGCCACATCCACGTTTTTTACTATGTATGACTTCGGTATTGGTGTCGGCCCGTTCCTATTGGGATTCCTTATTCCATTTACAGGGTTCAAAGGGCTATTCATAGGAATGTCGATCTTTGCATTCGTACTTATTGGCATTTATTACTTGGCACATGGAAAAAAAGCCTCGGCAAGAACGAAAATGCAGCATGAGGAACGCTTGTCTGCCTAA
- the bshB2 gene encoding bacillithiol biosynthesis deacetylase BshB2 has protein sequence MEKERHVLVIFPHPDDEAFSVSGTLALHREAGTPVTYLCLTLGEMGRNLGNPPFATRESLPKIRKKELIDAANAIGIQDLRMLGLRDKTIEFEDDEKLTSLFTDAINELNPSLIITFYPGYSVHPDHEATARAVVRAVERMEEKERPKLHCVAFSNNCIDELGQPDIIQDISAVEEKKVAAFTAHRSQTQAMVIDWKEKFENQDADFLDWIRKERLWTYKF, from the coding sequence TTGGAAAAAGAACGCCATGTATTAGTTATATTCCCACATCCCGATGATGAAGCCTTTTCGGTCTCCGGAACGCTTGCCCTTCATAGAGAAGCGGGCACTCCTGTCACCTATTTATGCTTAACTTTAGGAGAAATGGGACGTAATTTAGGAAACCCTCCATTTGCAACAAGGGAATCGCTCCCTAAAATTCGTAAAAAGGAATTAATCGATGCAGCAAATGCGATTGGCATCCAAGATTTACGCATGCTTGGATTGCGCGATAAGACGATTGAATTCGAAGATGATGAAAAGCTGACTTCATTATTTACCGATGCCATCAATGAATTGAATCCTTCATTGATCATTACGTTTTACCCAGGATACAGTGTCCATCCAGACCATGAAGCGACAGCACGGGCTGTAGTACGGGCCGTGGAAAGAATGGAAGAGAAAGAGAGACCAAAACTTCATTGTGTCGCCTTCTCGAATAACTGCATTGACGAATTGGGACAGCCTGACATCATCCAAGATATCTCTGCCGTCGAAGAAAAAAAGGTGGCTGCTTTCACTGCCCACCGTTCGCAAACGCAGGCAATGGTGATCGATTGGAAAGAGAAATTCGAAAATCAGGATGCAGATTTTCTGGACTGGATCCGCAAAGAACGATTATGGACCTATAAATTTTAA
- a CDS encoding PQQ-dependent sugar dehydrogenase, with product MKKSLLFFLMAALILTGCNMNDGDSKTQPNLEKEVTGTLGEDADVLITNLHAPWSIQKNGDTMYVSERAGTIVEWDKDKMARQRVNLKKTLSAKAEAGLLGFLLAPDFSKSGQAFAYYTYEEGGDSINRIVILEKNDDKWQEMETLIDGIPSGDYHHGGRIKIGPDDKLYATSGDARKAEIAQDLDSLGGKILRMNLDGTIPKDNPFGNSYVYSYGHRNPQGLAWDEAGQLYESEHGDSAHDELNRIDPGKNYGWPDIEGDEQKPDMVKPFIQSGENTWAPSGMAYFDGKLYFAALRGEALKSYDVKSGKLTNIITGSGRIRDVFVDEGYLYFISNNTDGRGNPDEKDDKLYRLPLSRLKGNMP from the coding sequence TTGAAAAAATCGCTCCTTTTTTTCCTTATGGCTGCACTGATTTTAACTGGTTGTAACATGAATGATGGCGACAGCAAAACACAGCCGAATCTTGAAAAAGAAGTGACGGGCACTTTAGGGGAAGATGCGGATGTGCTGATAACGAACCTGCATGCCCCATGGTCGATCCAGAAGAATGGGGACACAATGTATGTGTCAGAACGGGCAGGAACCATCGTTGAATGGGACAAGGATAAGATGGCACGGCAAAGGGTCAACCTTAAAAAGACATTGTCAGCTAAAGCGGAAGCTGGGTTGCTTGGATTTTTGCTAGCTCCCGATTTCTCTAAGAGCGGGCAAGCTTTCGCCTATTATACCTATGAAGAAGGCGGGGATTCGATCAATCGAATCGTCATTTTAGAAAAAAATGATGATAAATGGCAGGAGATGGAGACCTTAATCGACGGAATACCAAGCGGGGACTACCACCATGGCGGCAGGATCAAGATAGGACCGGATGATAAGCTATACGCAACATCAGGCGATGCAAGAAAGGCTGAAATCGCACAGGACCTAGATTCTTTAGGCGGAAAAATTCTGCGCATGAACCTCGATGGCACCATTCCGAAAGATAATCCTTTCGGGAATTCATACGTCTATTCATACGGTCATCGCAATCCACAAGGTCTGGCCTGGGATGAAGCAGGACAGTTATATGAAAGTGAGCACGGAGATTCGGCACACGATGAATTAAATAGAATCGATCCGGGTAAGAACTATGGCTGGCCAGATATAGAGGGCGATGAGCAAAAACCTGATATGGTAAAGCCCTTTATTCAATCCGGTGAAAATACATGGGCTCCTTCTGGCATGGCCTATTTTGACGGAAAGCTCTATTTTGCAGCCTTAAGGGGCGAAGCGCTTAAGAGTTATGATGTAAAAAGCGGAAAACTGACTAATATCATTACGGGCTCAGGAAGGATACGTGATGTATTCGTTGATGAAGGATATCTTTATTTCATAAGCAATAATACGGACGGCCGAGGAAATCCCGATGAAAAGGATGATAAACTTTATCGTTTGCCACTATCTAGGTTAAAAGGAAATATGCCCTGA